A genomic segment from Pistricoccus aurantiacus encodes:
- a CDS encoding SDR family oxidoreductase — protein MAEEKVALIMGGGSGMGAAAARKLAQEGYRIAILSSSGKGEALAKELGGVGVTGSNQSLKDVKQVVDLTMATWGRIDALVNSAGHGPRAPILDISDEDWHQGMEVYFLSAVRPTRLVAPIMEAQGGGAIVNISTTWAFEPSSVFPTSVVFRAGLASFTKLFADAYAAKNVRMNNVLPGWIDSLPEIDERRDSVPMGRYGTVEEVADTVAFLLSDGAGYITGQNIRVDGGVTRAI, from the coding sequence ATGGCTGAAGAAAAAGTGGCACTCATCATGGGCGGCGGATCCGGCATGGGAGCCGCTGCCGCACGCAAACTGGCTCAGGAAGGCTATCGAATCGCCATCCTCTCCTCGTCGGGCAAGGGCGAGGCCCTGGCCAAGGAACTGGGTGGCGTCGGTGTCACCGGCTCGAACCAGTCACTCAAGGACGTGAAGCAGGTCGTGGATCTGACGATGGCGACATGGGGGCGGATCGACGCGCTGGTCAACTCCGCCGGCCATGGGCCGCGCGCACCGATCCTCGACATCTCTGACGAGGACTGGCACCAGGGCATGGAGGTCTATTTCCTGAGCGCCGTGCGACCGACCCGTCTGGTCGCGCCGATCATGGAAGCACAGGGCGGTGGCGCCATCGTCAATATCTCGACTACCTGGGCGTTTGAGCCGTCCAGCGTGTTCCCGACCTCGGTGGTATTCCGAGCGGGATTGGCGAGCTTTACCAAGCTCTTCGCGGATGCCTATGCGGCGAAGAATGTTCGCATGAACAATGTCCTACCCGGCTGGATCGACAGCCTTCCCGAGATCGATGAGCGGCGCGACAGCGTGCCGATGGGTCGCTATGGGACCGTCGAGGAAGTCGCAGACACCGTGGCCTTTCTGCTATCCGACGGCGCAGGCTACATCACCGGTCAGAATATCCGCGTCGATGGCGGCGTGACCCGCGCCATCTGA
- a CDS encoding DMT family transporter, with product MLRAYTALAALGIIWGSNFIFMKWATDLISPTQTVFLRVLFGFLPLALVAWRAKVLTRDQLRHLPHFAVMSMLATTFYYYGFVAGTARLPSSIAGLLSGSIPIFTFISAFLFLRQDRPTGQMAAGVALGFIGIALSARPWAGTDGVALVGVFWMLAGTLSLGVSFVYAQRFLSPLKLPPLALATWQTGLALLTLLILTDFDGMAAIGAEPRALLGAVLGLGMLGTGGAFFCYYFIIEKLGSVQASGATYIAPVVAVIIGAVVGEEITGAFILALALILGGRGADPDGEAQHHTTPIRRQIEEQVEFQVTVAVSDRLGISMRHPARRNSTPQVKHWI from the coding sequence ATGTTGCGTGCCTATACTGCGCTCGCCGCGCTCGGCATTATCTGGGGCTCGAACTTCATCTTCATGAAGTGGGCCACTGATCTGATCTCGCCCACACAGACGGTATTCCTGCGTGTGCTGTTCGGTTTTCTTCCCCTGGCTCTGGTGGCATGGCGGGCCAAGGTCCTGACTCGCGATCAACTCCGTCATCTGCCGCACTTCGCGGTCATGTCGATGCTTGCGACGACGTTCTACTATTACGGATTCGTGGCCGGCACCGCCCGGCTTCCTTCGAGCATTGCTGGGCTCCTGAGCGGTTCGATTCCCATCTTCACCTTCATCAGCGCCTTCCTGTTCCTGCGTCAGGATCGCCCGACCGGTCAGATGGCGGCTGGCGTTGCCTTGGGCTTCATCGGTATCGCACTGAGCGCCCGCCCCTGGGCGGGCACCGATGGCGTGGCGTTGGTCGGGGTCTTCTGGATGCTGGCCGGGACACTGAGCCTCGGGGTGTCATTCGTCTATGCCCAACGGTTCTTGTCGCCGCTGAAGCTGCCCCCGCTGGCATTGGCGACCTGGCAGACGGGCCTCGCGCTTCTGACCCTGCTGATATTGACCGACTTTGACGGCATGGCTGCGATAGGGGCGGAGCCTCGCGCACTGTTGGGAGCGGTTCTTGGTTTGGGTATGCTAGGCACCGGCGGGGCCTTCTTCTGCTATTACTTCATCATCGAAAAACTCGGTTCCGTGCAGGCATCCGGCGCGACCTACATTGCCCCGGTGGTGGCGGTGATCATTGGCGCTGTGGTCGGCGAGGAAATCACCGGTGCCTTTATCCTTGCGTTGGCATTGATCCTGGGGGGGCGTGGTGCTGATCCAGACGGGGAAGCGCAGCACCACACCACCCCGATTCGGCGCCAGATTGAAGAACAGGTTGAGTTCCAGGTGACCGTTGCTGTTTCTGACCGTCTTGGCATCTCAATGAGGCATCCGGCTCGACGAAATTCCACTCCGCAAGTGAAGCACTGGATTTGA
- a CDS encoding sodium-dependent transporter has protein sequence MNTRKRPNNLWLGRWGFILAATGSAVGLGNIWKFPYMTGEYGGGAFVLVYLLCIFAVGVPVMMIEIAFGRRGRGSPIDAIRRLARESGRSAGWSLLGWMAMICGFMILSFYVVVAGWSFSYLWKTLSGGLSGASVEDMAAIFEANNANPWALGAWSTLVTVITMLIVGLGVQKGIEKNVSWMMPGMVIMLGIMIGYAMFSGGFSEGVAFLFSFEIGKLTSEGLLAALGHAFFTLSLASGAILTYGSYLSDNSSIARTTLTVAFSDTVVALMAGLAIFPVIFANGLDPSAGPGLLFMSLPLAFQSMPFGTVFETIFFVMLSMAALTSSISMIEATVAWLNESKGISRAKAAWGSGILLWLISTLAMLSFNIGADWTLASKNVFDWLDFLTSRFLMPLGGLGMTLMAGFVLRNEILKSELALPTVGYVLWLYMVRYVSPLGIVLIFIDSLGLMDLDMGSQWTWWLGVLIAISVFGELANPRLKRQFGS, from the coding sequence ATGAATACCAGAAAACGACCTAACAACCTGTGGCTAGGCCGCTGGGGATTCATACTGGCCGCCACCGGCTCCGCGGTGGGGCTTGGCAATATCTGGAAGTTTCCCTACATGACCGGCGAATATGGCGGCGGCGCCTTCGTGCTGGTCTATCTGCTGTGCATCTTTGCGGTAGGCGTGCCGGTGATGATGATCGAGATCGCCTTCGGGCGGCGCGGCCGTGGCAGTCCCATCGATGCCATACGCCGCCTGGCCCGGGAATCCGGTCGTTCCGCCGGCTGGTCGCTGCTGGGCTGGATGGCCATGATCTGCGGCTTCATGATCCTGTCCTTCTACGTGGTGGTCGCCGGCTGGTCGTTTTCCTATCTATGGAAAACGCTCTCCGGAGGATTGTCCGGGGCAAGCGTCGAGGACATGGCGGCCATCTTCGAGGCCAACAACGCCAATCCCTGGGCCCTGGGGGCCTGGAGCACCCTGGTTACCGTGATCACCATGCTGATCGTCGGCCTGGGCGTGCAAAAAGGCATCGAGAAGAACGTCAGCTGGATGATGCCGGGCATGGTGATCATGCTGGGGATCATGATCGGCTATGCCATGTTCTCCGGAGGCTTCAGCGAGGGTGTGGCATTCCTGTTCTCCTTTGAAATCGGCAAGCTGACCAGCGAAGGCTTGTTGGCGGCGCTGGGCCATGCCTTCTTTACCCTGTCCCTGGCCTCCGGGGCGATTCTTACCTATGGCTCCTACCTGTCGGACAACAGCTCCATCGCACGCACCACCTTGACGGTAGCTTTTTCCGATACCGTCGTGGCGTTGATGGCCGGTCTTGCGATCTTTCCGGTGATCTTCGCCAATGGCCTGGATCCTTCCGCGGGGCCTGGGCTCCTGTTCATGTCGCTGCCCCTGGCCTTTCAGTCAATGCCCTTTGGCACCGTCTTTGAAACCATCTTTTTCGTGATGCTCTCCATGGCGGCATTGACCTCGTCGATCTCGATGATCGAGGCAACCGTCGCCTGGCTCAACGAAAGCAAGGGCATCTCTCGTGCCAAGGCGGCCTGGGGTTCGGGCATCCTGCTTTGGTTGATCAGCACCCTGGCGATGCTGTCCTTCAATATCGGCGCGGACTGGACCCTGGCGAGCAAGAATGTCTTCGACTGGCTGGATTTCCTCACTTCCCGTTTCCTGATGCCCCTCGGAGGACTGGGCATGACGCTGATGGCGGGATTCGTGCTGCGCAACGAAATCCTCAAGTCCGAGCTGGCGCTCCCCACCGTCGGCTACGTGCTGTGGCTCTACATGGTGCGCTACGTCAGTCCTCTGGGTATCGTGCTGATCTTCATCGACAGCCTGGGACTGATGGATCTGGACATGGGCAGCCAGTGGACCTGGTGGCTGGGGGTGCTGATCGCCATCAGCGTATTTGGCGAACTGGCCAACCCGCGACTCAAGCGTCAATTCGGTTCCTGA
- the cfa gene encoding cyclopropane fatty acyl phospholipid synthase has translation MTSHQPTEFVVLPETRARRIVEQLLDGSGIALNGSNPWDLRVHHPDFFSRVLHQGTLGLGESYMDGWWDCDRIDEMAYKMLRHGLGERSRTPKERLAYRLQSGFLNLQSKARAYIVGEAHYDLGNDLFARMLDPTWCYSCGYWKDATTLHEAQLAKLELAARKLELEPGMRVLDIGCGWGSFTEHAARHHGVEVTGITISKEQAELGRKRCKGLPVEILLQDYRDLNGHFDRIVSIGMFEHVGHRNYRTYFDTVDRLLDSQGLFVLHTIGSNTSDISADPFINKYIFPNGVLPSTTHINKASEGHLLMEDWQNFGADYDLTLMAWLRNFDAHWPEIADNYSERTRRMFRYYLAVCAGAFRARNLQLWQVVFSKGRPGRYDAPR, from the coding sequence ATGACTAGCCATCAACCTACTGAATTCGTTGTCTTGCCGGAGACTCGCGCCCGGCGTATCGTCGAACAGCTGCTCGACGGCTCCGGCATTGCCTTGAACGGATCGAATCCCTGGGATCTACGGGTGCATCATCCGGACTTCTTTTCCCGCGTGCTTCATCAAGGCACCCTGGGACTTGGCGAAAGCTACATGGACGGCTGGTGGGACTGCGATCGCATCGACGAAATGGCCTACAAGATGCTGCGCCACGGGTTGGGCGAACGCTCCCGCACGCCCAAGGAACGCCTTGCCTATCGACTGCAAAGCGGTTTTCTCAACCTGCAGAGCAAGGCCCGGGCCTATATCGTGGGTGAGGCTCACTACGACCTCGGCAACGATCTCTTCGCGCGCATGCTCGATCCTACCTGGTGCTATTCCTGCGGCTACTGGAAAGACGCGACAACGCTGCATGAGGCGCAGCTGGCCAAGCTCGAACTCGCCGCCCGCAAGCTCGAACTCGAGCCGGGCATGCGGGTGCTGGATATCGGCTGCGGCTGGGGCAGCTTCACGGAGCACGCGGCACGCCATCACGGGGTCGAAGTGACCGGCATCACTATCTCCAAGGAACAGGCGGAACTCGGGCGCAAGCGCTGTAAGGGCCTTCCCGTGGAAATTCTCTTGCAGGATTACCGGGATCTTAACGGGCATTTTGATCGTATCGTGTCCATCGGCATGTTCGAGCACGTGGGGCATCGCAACTACCGCACCTATTTCGATACCGTGGATCGGCTGCTGGATTCGCAGGGGCTGTTTGTCCTGCACACCATCGGCTCCAATACCTCCGACATCAGCGCCGACCCCTTCATCAACAAGTACATCTTCCCCAACGGGGTGCTGCCCTCCACCACCCATATCAACAAGGCCAGCGAAGGCCATCTGCTGATGGAGGACTGGCAGAACTTCGGGGCAGACTATGATCTGACTCTGATGGCCTGGCTCAGAAATTTCGATGCTCACTGGCCGGAAATCGCCGACAATTACAGCGAACGCACCCGACGCATGTTCCGCTACTATCTGGCGGTATGCGCCGGCGCCTTCCGCGCACGCAACCTCCAACTCTGGCAGGTGGTGTTTTCCAAGGGACGCCCGGGGCGCTATGACGCCCCGCGCTGA
- a CDS encoding aromatic amino acid transaminase, with the protein MFERIERVPGDAILGLIEAFNKDNNPEKVDLGVGVYRDAAGNTPIMRAVKEAEAILLKNETTKTYIGSHGDPRYAKVILPLVLGADSPVLEQQRASATQAPGGTGALRLAADFIYTQLPGSSIWVSDPTWPNHLGIFMGAGLALYKYPYVDAENRLDFASMLETLKQIPQGDVVVLHACCHNPSGFDLSQEQWQQVLEVVKERDLLPLIDFAYQGFGEGLDEDAYGVRLMAEKLDNVLITSSCSKNFGIYRERTGALIVVAKDQEQMENVRSQIAIVARENYSNPPAHGGSIVMEILESEELAKDWRKELTEMRDRINGLRREFVEALKPHGLDEKFACVAEQRGMFSYTGLSAEQVDRLRDEFSIYMVRSGRANVAGMSSDKLPYIVKAIAAVCK; encoded by the coding sequence ATGTTCGAGCGAATTGAACGAGTCCCTGGCGACGCCATCCTCGGGCTGATCGAGGCCTTCAACAAGGACAACAACCCGGAGAAAGTCGATCTGGGGGTCGGGGTCTACCGGGACGCCGCAGGCAATACGCCGATCATGCGGGCGGTGAAAGAAGCCGAAGCGATTCTGTTGAAAAACGAGACCACCAAGACCTATATCGGCTCCCACGGCGACCCGCGCTACGCCAAGGTCATCCTGCCCCTGGTGCTGGGCGCCGACTCTCCGGTGCTGGAACAGCAGCGTGCCAGCGCCACCCAAGCCCCCGGCGGCACCGGCGCCCTGCGTCTGGCGGCGGACTTCATCTACACCCAGCTGCCGGGCAGTTCCATCTGGGTCAGCGATCCGACCTGGCCGAATCACTTGGGCATCTTCATGGGCGCAGGACTCGCGCTATACAAATACCCTTATGTGGACGCGGAGAACCGGCTTGACTTCGCCAGCATGCTCGAAACCCTGAAGCAGATTCCCCAGGGCGACGTGGTGGTGCTGCATGCGTGCTGTCACAACCCATCCGGCTTCGATCTATCCCAGGAGCAATGGCAGCAGGTGCTCGAAGTGGTCAAGGAGCGCGATCTGCTGCCGCTGATCGATTTCGCCTATCAGGGCTTCGGTGAAGGTCTCGACGAGGACGCCTACGGGGTTCGCCTGATGGCGGAAAAACTCGACAACGTTTTGATCACCAGTTCCTGTTCCAAGAACTTCGGGATCTATCGGGAGCGCACCGGAGCGCTGATCGTGGTCGCCAAGGATCAGGAGCAGATGGAAAACGTGCGCTCTCAGATCGCCATCGTCGCTCGAGAGAACTATTCCAATCCGCCCGCCCACGGCGGTTCCATCGTCATGGAGATCCTCGAGTCGGAAGAGCTCGCCAAGGACTGGCGGAAAGAACTGACGGAAATGCGTGATCGTATCAACGGACTGCGCCGGGAGTTTGTGGAAGCTCTCAAACCCCATGGGCTGGATGAGAAGTTCGCCTGTGTGGCGGAGCAGCGCGGCATGTTCTCCTATACCGGCCTGAGCGCTGAACAGGTGGATCGCCTCCGGGATGAGTTCAGCATTTATATGGTGCGTTCCGGACGGGCGAACGTGGCAGGCATGTCCAGCGACAAGCTGCCTTACATCGTCAAGGCCATTGCCGCGGTCTGCAAGTAA
- a CDS encoding MATE family efflux transporter: MGRQLWRQTWPMAIGALALLSFQLVDSAFVARLGTEPLAAQSFTFPLSFLIIGVQVGLGIAIAALISRALGAREQERAGRLGSLVLLIGSVTIGSLVILLWWLQAPIFRLLGADADTLALIRDYWAPQLVAAWLGALLYFGYSLFRAHGNTRLPGKLMVVTSLINLLLDPLLIFGWGEWQGLGLPGAAWASVIAFACGLTIVVFTLRGKHWLTWQGLKQEARQSAKAVLGIAGPAMISQLMPPLAAMLAISVVAGLGQAEVAAWGLVTRLETLSLVVVLAMTMSLPPWLGRCYGSGDWAQIGRLMRLAAKVVVVWQLVLGVLMALLAPWVAGGLSGNPEIRDDLALLIRFLLPSYALLGLCMLVVSAGNALGWPLRAMLMSGARLFIFYLPCLWSGAYLGGLEGLAIGAGTGNALAGLAAWQLYRSVTDKKVAAQANKKATVRADPSRGG; the protein is encoded by the coding sequence ATGGGCCGCCAGCTCTGGCGTCAGACTTGGCCCATGGCCATCGGCGCGCTGGCGCTATTAAGCTTTCAACTGGTGGATAGTGCCTTTGTCGCGCGCCTGGGCACCGAGCCACTGGCGGCGCAGTCCTTCACTTTTCCGCTGTCGTTTCTGATCATCGGCGTGCAGGTCGGGCTGGGCATCGCCATTGCCGCCTTGATCTCTCGAGCCCTGGGAGCGAGGGAGCAGGAGCGGGCGGGTCGCCTGGGCAGCCTGGTACTGCTGATCGGCAGCGTGACGATTGGCTCGCTGGTCATACTGCTGTGGTGGCTGCAGGCGCCCATCTTTCGCCTGCTGGGCGCGGACGCCGATACTCTCGCTTTGATCCGGGACTACTGGGCGCCGCAGCTGGTTGCCGCCTGGCTGGGCGCGCTGTTGTATTTCGGCTACAGCCTGTTTCGTGCCCATGGCAATACGCGGCTGCCGGGCAAGCTGATGGTGGTGACCAGCCTGATCAATCTGCTGCTTGATCCCCTGCTGATTTTCGGCTGGGGCGAATGGCAAGGGCTAGGCCTGCCCGGCGCCGCCTGGGCGAGCGTGATTGCTTTCGCCTGTGGCCTGACGATCGTTGTCTTCACCCTCAGAGGCAAGCACTGGCTGACCTGGCAGGGATTGAAACAGGAAGCCAGGCAGTCGGCGAAAGCGGTATTGGGTATCGCTGGCCCGGCGATGATCAGCCAATTGATGCCGCCGCTGGCGGCCATGCTGGCCATCAGCGTGGTAGCTGGTCTGGGTCAGGCGGAGGTGGCGGCCTGGGGGCTTGTGACGCGGCTGGAAACCCTTTCTCTGGTGGTGGTGCTGGCGATGACCATGTCGCTACCGCCTTGGCTGGGACGCTGCTATGGGAGCGGAGATTGGGCGCAGATAGGCCGCCTGATGCGGCTTGCGGCCAAGGTGGTGGTGGTCTGGCAACTGGTGCTGGGAGTGCTGATGGCGCTCCTCGCGCCCTGGGTGGCTGGCGGATTGTCCGGCAACCCGGAAATCCGTGACGATCTGGCGCTGCTGATCCGCTTCCTGCTGCCCAGCTACGCCTTGCTGGGGCTTTGCATGCTGGTGGTTTCCGCCGGTAACGCTCTGGGTTGGCCGCTGCGGGCCATGCTGATGTCCGGGGCGCGACTGTTTATTTTCTATCTGCCGTGCCTGTGGTCAGGTGCTTATCTGGGCGGACTAGAAGGTCTGGCGATTGGCGCCGGCACAGGAAACGCCCTGGCCGGCTTGGCGGCCTGGCAGCTTTATCGCAGTGTCACCGACAAGAAGGTCGCCGCGCAGGCCAATAAAAAAGCCACGGTCCGAGCTGATCCGAGCCGTGGCGGCTAA
- a CDS encoding YceI family protein: MLKRIPMMALAGLALPISLQAQAADYVIDIEGQHAFVQFKISHLGFSYILGAFEDFDGNFSYDPENLEASSVDIKVDIDSLNTNHAERDKHILGDDFLDAGQYPTATFTSTGFTSTGEGEGELTGDLTLHGETREITMDVTHVGGGEDPWGGYREGFEGSSTLVLEDYGIDMSDFPEVMHELELYVTFEGIRQ; the protein is encoded by the coding sequence ATGCTCAAACGTATACCCATGATGGCCCTGGCGGGTCTTGCTCTGCCCATCTCCTTGCAGGCTCAGGCAGCGGATTATGTGATCGATATCGAAGGGCAGCATGCCTTCGTCCAGTTCAAGATCAGCCACCTGGGGTTTTCCTATATTCTGGGAGCTTTCGAGGATTTTGACGGCAACTTCAGCTATGACCCGGAGAACCTCGAGGCGTCCAGTGTCGATATCAAGGTCGATATCGATAGTCTGAATACCAATCACGCGGAGCGGGACAAGCATATCCTTGGCGACGATTTCCTCGACGCCGGTCAATATCCTACCGCCACTTTCACCTCTACCGGCTTCACCTCGACCGGAGAAGGTGAGGGCGAGTTGACCGGCGACTTGACCCTGCACGGGGAAACCCGGGAAATCACCATGGATGTTACCCACGTCGGTGGCGGAGAAGACCCTTGGGGCGGTTATCGCGAGGGATTCGAAGGCTCTAGCACGCTGGTGCTGGAAGATTACGGCATCGATATGAGCGACTTCCCGGAAGTGATGCATGAGTTGGAGCTGTATGTCACCTTCGAAGGGATTCGCCAATAA
- a CDS encoding cytochrome b, with amino-acid sequence MSSWRDTRSGWGWISILIHWLSAVAIVGLFVLGWWMTDLTYYDSWYNLAPWWHRSLGMLLFGLILVRVLWRVPQSTPVLSGPRWESVAAHTAHLTLYLLMLVVLISGYLIPTAGGRGISVFGWFEVPALIHGLKNQETLAGLVHWYGALALMVLAGLHTLAALKHHFVDRHDTLTRMLIPGKARKP; translated from the coding sequence ATGTCTAGTTGGCGAGATACGCGCAGCGGCTGGGGCTGGATCAGTATTTTGATTCACTGGCTGAGCGCCGTAGCTATCGTCGGGCTGTTTGTGCTGGGCTGGTGGATGACGGACCTGACCTACTACGATAGCTGGTACAACCTGGCACCTTGGTGGCATCGTTCCCTGGGCATGCTGCTGTTCGGTCTTATCCTGGTTCGCGTTCTGTGGCGGGTGCCTCAGTCGACGCCGGTATTGAGCGGTCCCCGCTGGGAAAGTGTCGCGGCTCATACGGCCCATCTGACCTTGTATCTCTTGATGCTGGTCGTGCTGATCAGTGGCTATCTGATTCCCACCGCGGGAGGACGAGGCATTAGTGTGTTCGGCTGGTTCGAAGTGCCTGCCCTCATTCATGGGTTGAAGAATCAGGAAACCTTGGCGGGACTCGTTCATTGGTACGGCGCCCTGGCGTTGATGGTGCTGGCGGGTCTGCATACGCTGGCGGCCTTGAAGCATCATTTCGTTGATCGCCATGATACGCTGACACGAATGCTGATCCCCGGTAAGGCGCGCAAGCCCTGA
- a CDS encoding O-succinylhomoserine sulfhydrylase produces the protein MSDNSTGQDQWGIDTRAIRTGHERTGEQEHGEPIFPTSSFVYGSAAEAERKFSGEEPGNIYSRFTNPSVRTFEQRLAALEGGERCVATSSGMAAILAMALALLKTGDEILASRSLFGSTISLFDKYLARFGITIRYVELANLEAWEAAITPQTRLLFAETPSNPLSEIVDIPALADIAHRHDAWLAIDNCFLTPALQRPLALGADLVIHSATKYLDGQGRAIGGAVVGRNKELEEVFGAVRTCGPCMSPFNAWIFTKGLETLRLRMKAHCEQALALALWLEDQPAVRKVHYSGLESHPQHELARRQQDGFGAVLGVEIVGGREGAWSVIDATRMLSITGNLGDVKTTITHPATTTHGKMTDEQKAVAGISEDLIRLSVGLEDLEDIKNDLATGLNALA, from the coding sequence ATGAGCGATAATTCGACGGGCCAGGACCAGTGGGGAATCGATACCCGGGCAATTCGCACCGGCCACGAGCGTACCGGGGAGCAGGAGCACGGTGAGCCGATTTTCCCTACCTCGAGCTTCGTCTATGGCAGCGCCGCGGAGGCGGAACGCAAGTTTTCTGGCGAGGAGCCGGGCAATATCTATTCCCGCTTCACCAATCCCAGCGTGCGTACCTTCGAGCAGCGTCTGGCGGCGTTGGAAGGGGGCGAGCGCTGTGTCGCCACCAGTTCCGGCATGGCCGCCATTCTGGCCATGGCCTTGGCACTCTTGAAGACGGGAGACGAGATTCTCGCTTCCCGCTCCCTGTTCGGCTCCACCATCAGTCTGTTCGACAAGTACCTGGCACGCTTCGGCATCACCATCCGCTATGTGGAACTGGCCAACTTAGAGGCCTGGGAAGCGGCGATCACCCCGCAGACTCGACTGCTGTTCGCGGAGACGCCCTCCAATCCGCTGTCCGAGATCGTCGATATCCCGGCGCTGGCGGATATCGCCCATCGTCACGATGCCTGGCTTGCCATCGACAACTGTTTCCTCACCCCGGCGTTGCAGCGGCCTCTGGCGCTGGGGGCGGATCTGGTGATTCATTCCGCCACCAAGTATCTCGACGGCCAGGGTCGCGCCATCGGTGGGGCAGTCGTGGGGCGAAACAAGGAACTTGAAGAGGTGTTCGGCGCGGTACGCACCTGCGGGCCCTGCATGAGTCCCTTCAATGCCTGGATCTTCACCAAGGGGCTGGAAACCCTGAGGCTGCGCATGAAGGCGCACTGCGAACAGGCGTTGGCCCTGGCATTATGGCTCGAAGACCAGCCGGCGGTGCGGAAGGTACATTACAGCGGCCTGGAAAGTCATCCGCAGCATGAGCTGGCCCGTCGCCAGCAGGACGGCTTCGGCGCGGTGCTGGGGGTGGAGATCGTCGGGGGCCGCGAAGGTGCCTGGTCGGTGATCGACGCGACCCGCATGCTTTCCATCACCGGTAACCTGGGGGACGTCAAGACCACCATCACCCATCCGGCGACCACGACTCACGGCAAGATGACCGATGAGCAGAAGGCCGTCGCGGGGATCAGCGAAGACCTGATTCGCCTCTCCGTAGGCCTGGAAGACCTCGAGGACATCAAGAACGACCTTGCGACTGGCTTGAATGCGCTGGCCTGA
- the purF gene encoding amidophosphoribosyltransferase translates to MCGIVGLMANQAVNQALYDALTVLQHRGQDAAGMMTWHEGHFLLRKSNGLVRDVFHTRHMARLKGNLGIGHIRYPTAGSSSEAESQPFYVNSPYGISLAHNGNLTNSDQLKQELFSSDLRHINTSSDSEVLLNVFAHELGKQGHDLEPDDIFDAVRRVHRRCRGGYAAVAMINGFGMLAFRDPHGIRPVVFGTREGAAHQDVMIASESVALDVGGFELCRDLAPGEAIFVDMQGNIHTRSCVDRPRLTPCIFEYVYLARPDSILDGAYVYGTRLEMGRKLGDRLQAQWPDHDIDVVIPIPDTSRTSALELAQHLGVTYREGFIKNRYIGRTFIMPGQTQRRKSVRQKLNAIGSEFAGKNVLLVDDSIVRGTTCKQIIQMARDAGANKVYFASAAPPVRYPNVYGIDMPTANELIAHGRSEAEVGELIGADRIFYQDIEDMKEACRKINPAIEAFDCSVFDGHYVTGDIDGAYLTQLEASRNEASRTQHVGDHALVGVHNQDDDDQD, encoded by the coding sequence ATGTGCGGTATCGTCGGCCTCATGGCCAATCAGGCGGTCAATCAGGCGCTTTACGACGCCTTGACCGTGCTTCAGCACCGGGGGCAGGACGCCGCCGGCATGATGACCTGGCACGAGGGACACTTTCTGCTGCGCAAGAGTAATGGCCTGGTACGAGATGTCTTTCACACCCGGCACATGGCACGGCTCAAGGGCAACCTGGGGATCGGTCATATTCGCTACCCCACCGCCGGCTCTTCCAGTGAAGCGGAATCCCAGCCGTTCTATGTCAATTCACCCTACGGCATCAGTCTGGCGCACAACGGCAACCTGACCAACTCCGATCAGCTCAAGCAAGAGCTGTTCTCCTCGGACCTGCGCCATATCAATACCAGCTCGGATTCCGAGGTGCTGCTCAATGTGTTCGCCCACGAGCTGGGCAAGCAGGGCCACGACCTCGAGCCGGACGATATCTTCGACGCGGTGCGCCGGGTTCACCGTCGGTGTCGCGGCGGTTACGCGGCGGTGGCGATGATCAACGGCTTCGGCATGCTGGCCTTTCGCGATCCTCACGGCATTCGCCCGGTAGTGTTTGGCACTCGCGAAGGAGCCGCGCACCAGGACGTGATGATCGCCTCGGAATCCGTGGCCCTGGACGTGGGCGGCTTCGAGCTGTGCCGCGACCTGGCGCCGGGGGAAGCCATCTTCGTCGACATGCAGGGCAACATTCACACCCGAAGCTGCGTGGATCGTCCGCGCTTGACGCCCTGCATCTTCGAGTACGTCTACCTGGCGCGGCCGGATTCGATTCTCGACGGCGCTTACGTCTATGGCACCCGCCTGGAAATGGGACGCAAGCTGGGGGATCGGCTGCAGGCCCAGTGGCCGGATCACGATATCGACGTGGTGATTCCGATTCCGGATACCTCGCGTACCTCGGCACTGGAGCTTGCCCAGCATCTGGGGGTCACCTATCGGGAGGGCTTCATCAAGAATCGTTATATCGGTCGCACCTTCATCATGCCGGGGCAGACCCAGCGCAGGAAATCCGTGCGCCAGAAGCTCAACGCCATCGGCAGCGAATTCGCCGGCAAGAACGTGCTGCTGGTGGACGATTCCATCGTGCGCGGCACTACCTGCAAGCAGATCATCCAGATGGCTCGGGACGCCGGGGCCAACAAGGTCTATTTCGCCTCCGCGGCGCCGCCGGTGCGCTATCCCAACGTCTACGGTATCGACATGCCCACGGCCAACGAGCTGATCGCCCACGGGCGCAGTGAGGCGGAAGTCGGCGAACTGATCGGCGCGGACCGTATCTTCTATCAGGATATCGAGGACATGAAGGAGGCCTGCCGGAAGATCAATCCCGCCATCGAGGCCTTCGACTGCTCCGTTTTCGACGGCCACTATGTCACCGGCGACATCGACGGCGCCTATCTGACGCAGCTCGAAGCTTCCCGTAACGAAGCGTCCAGAACGCAGCATGTCGGCGACCATGCCTTGGTCGGCGTGCATAATCAGGACGACGACGACCAGGACTGA